The window CGCAGCTACCAGGGGGGAGAGATCGTCTTCCGCTCGGGCGACACCGGGGACACCTGCTACGTGGTGCGCACGGGCTCGGTGAAGGTCACCCGTCGCCACAGCGACGGGCGCGCCATCACCCTGGCGGAGCTGCGCCCGGGACAGATCTTCGGGGAGCTGGCCATGTTCAGCGGGGAGACGCGCTCCGCCACGGTCGAGGCGCTCGAGGACAGCACGGCCGTGGCACTGCTGGCCGGCGACGTGCGGCGCACGCTGGCGGACCATCCGGAGATCGCGGTCAAGATGCTCGCGGGCCTGGCGGACCGGCTGCGCGACGCCAACGAGCGCATCGCCCGCCAGTCGTTCCAGACCGTGGCCGGGCGCGTGGCGCAGGTGCTCATGGCGCAGGTCGCCGCCCGCCAGTCGGAGGGCGCCGCCGAGAGCGACGTGCTCATCCGGGCCACCCAGGCGGACATCGCCCAGCTCGCGGGCTCCTCGCGCGAGAGCGCCAGCCGCTTCCTGGCCACGCTCGAACGTGCGGGCGTGGTCACGAGCGGTCGGGGGAAGTTGGTCGTGCATGACCCCTCGGCGCTCCGGAACTACGTCTACTGACGACGAGGACCACGCGCGGCGGCGGCGGCGCATGGTGGAGCGCCAGCTGCGCGCGCGGGGGATCGAGGACGAACGCGTGCTCGCGGCCATGGGGGAGGTGCCGCGAGAGCGGTTCGTGCCCCCCGAGGTGCAGCGCCGGGCCTACCGCGACGGTGCTCTGCAGATCGCGGAGGGGCAGACGATCTCGCAGCCCTGGATCGTGGCGTTCATGACCGCTGTGCTCGAGCTGGACGGCCCCGAGCGGGTGCTCGAGGTGGGCACGGGATCGGGCTACGGGGCGGCGGTGATCTCGCGCTGCTGCCGCGAGGTGGTGACGATCGAGCGCCACCGGGCCCTGGCGGACGCTGCCCGCGCCCTGATCGGCGAGCTCGGCTACGACAACGTGGAGGTGCGCCACGGCGACGGCGCCGAGGGCGCCCCCGACCATGCGCCCTTCGACGGCATCGCGGTGACCGCCGCCTCCACCGGCGAGCCGCCGCCCGCGCTCATGCGGCAGCTCGCGCCGGAGGGGCTTCTCGTCTGCCCGGTGCAGCGCGGCGGCCGGGAGCTCCTGAGCCGCTTCCGCAAGGACGGCGACGCCGAGGCGCTCGTGCCCGTGCGGTTCGTCCCGCTCGTGAGCGGCGACGCGTGATCCGCGAGTTCTCCGCGGGCGGGGTGGTCGTGCGCCGCTTCCGCGGGCGGCCGTACCTCGCCGCGGTGCGCCTGAAGGGCGGCACCGTGCTCGCCCTGCCCAAGGGACACATCGACAAGGAGGAGAGCAGCGAGCAGGCCGCCCGGCGCGAGGTGCGGGAGGAGGCGGGCGTGGACTCCGAGCTGCTGGAGAAGCTCGGCCCGGTGCGGTACTGGTACGTGCGCGACGGCGAGCGCGTGCTCAAGGTGGTCACGTTCTTCCTCTTTCGCTACCGCTCCGGCAGCGTCGCAGACCACGACGACGAGGTGGAGGGCGCGGAGTGGATACCGCTCGACGAAGCGCCCGCCCGGCTCAGCTACAGGGGCGAGCGCGAGATCGCCGCGGCGGCGCTGTCCGTGCTCACGGACTCCCGCTAGGCTCCCGCGGGATGTTCGTCCTGAACTTCTATTCGCCGGTGTTCATCGACCAGCTCCGGCGCGGGCGAAAGACCGCCACGATCCGGCTTGGGGACAAGAGCCGCAAGTACCGCAAGGGCGAGGTCGTGTACGTCACGGTGGGCTTCCAGCACTCCCCGCGGGAGAAGATCTTCGAGGCCGTGATCGACAGCGTCGAGGTCAAGCGCGTGAGCGAGCTCTCCCCGCGCGACATCGAGCACGACAACCCCGAGTTCCGCCGCCGCGACGAGACGGTGCACTTCCTCGAGCAGATCTACGGCCGGCCCGTGGGTGAGGAGGACATCGTCACCGTCGTGCGCTTCTCGGCCATCAGCCAGCGCTCGTCGGAGATGTCCGAGCGCCTGCGTCCCGGCTCTGCGCCCCAGAACTAGCTTCGCAGAGCCCCTTTGGCACTCTCGGTGCTAGAGTGCCAAACCGTTCTACCGAGTCCCATCGGAGGTTTGCACCAGATGAAGCTCACGCCCCTTGAGGACCGCCTGATCGTTCAGGCGATCGAGGAGGAGGAGACGACTGCCAGCGGCATCGTCCTGCCGGAAACCGCGAAGGAGAAGCCGCAGCGGGGCAAGGTCCTCGCCGTCGGCGAGGGCAAGTTCGGCGACGACAACGAACGCATCCCGCTCGACCTCGCCGAGGGCGACGAGGTCCTCTACTCGAAGTACGGCGGCACCGAGATCAAGGTCGACGGCGAGGACCTCCTCGTCCTGCGCCAGTCGGACGTGCTCGCCAAGGTCACCGGCTAGCCCGATCGGGCAGCCCCCACCAGAGACGCAAACGGAGGAAGGAAGAAATGGCTCACAAGGAGCTGAAGTACGACCAGGCGGCGCGCCAGGCCCTCGAGGCCGGCGTCGACGCGGTCGCCAATGCGGTCAAGGTCACGCTTGGCCCCAAGGGCCGCTACGTGGTCCTCGACAAGAAGTTCGGCGCCCCGACCATCACGAACGACGGCGTGACCATCGCTCGTGAGATCGATGTCGAGGACGTCTTCGAGAACCAGGGCGCGCAGCTCGTCCGCGAGGTGGCCACAGCCACCAACGACGTTGCGGGCGACGGCACCACCACCGCCACCCTGCTCGCGCAGATCATCGTGCGCCAGGGCCTGAAGAACGTCACGGCGGGCGCAAACCCGCTGGCGCTCCGCCGCGGCATCGAGAAGGCCGTGGACCAGGTCGTGGAGAGCATCCAGAAGCAGTCCAAGGAGGTCTCGGGCAAGGAGCAGATCGCCCGTGTCGCCGCGATCTCCGCCGCCGACGACGAGATCGGCGACGTGATCGCCGACGCCATCGACAGGGTGGGCAAGGACGGCGTCGTGAACGTCGAGGAGGGCCAGACCTTCGGGATGGACCTCGAGTTCACCGAGGGCATGCAGTTCGACAAGGGCTACATCTCGCCCTACATGGTCACCGACCAGGACCGCATGGAGGCCGTGCTCGAGGACCCGCACGTGCTCATCGCCAACCAGAAGATCGGCTCCGTGCGGGACGTGCTGCCCGTGCTCGAGCAGGTCATCCAGGCCGGCAAGCCGATCCTGATCATCGCCGAGGACGTCGAGGGCGAGTCCCTCGCCACCCTCGTGGTGAACAAGCTCCGCGGCACCTTCACGGGCGTCGCGGTCAAGGCGCCGGGCTTCGGCGACCGCCGCAAGCGCATGCTGGAGGACATCGCGATCCTCACCGGCGGCGAGGTCATCACCGAGGAGATGGGCCTCAAGCTCGAGAACACCCAGCTCTCGCAGCTCGGGCGCGCCCGCCGCGTGGTCGTGGCGAAGGACACCACGACCATCATCGACGGCGCGGGCGACTCGGCCGCGATCAAGGGCCGCATCAACCAGATCAAGACCGAGGTCGAGAACACCGACTCGGACTTCGACCGCGAGAAGCTGCAGGAGCGGCTGGCCAAGCTGGCCGGCGGCGTCGCGGTGGTCAAGGTCGGCGCCGCCACCGAGACCGAGATGAAGGAGCGCAAGCACCGCGTCGAGGACGCGCTGCAGGCCACCCGCGCGGCGCTGGAGGAGGGCATCGTGCCGGGCGGCGGCGTGGCGCTGCTCCAGGCCGAGGACTCGGTCAAGGTCGACGCCCTCGACGGCGACGAGCAGACCGGCGCGAAGATCATCCTCCGCGCGCTGGAGGAGCCGGTCCGCCAGCTCGCCGACAACGCGGGCCTGGAGGGCTCGGTCGTGGTCAACGACGTCCGCAAGGCGAAGAAGGGCCACGGCCTGGACGCCGAGTCGGGCGAGATCGTCGACCTCGTGGCCAGCGGCATCATCGACCCGGCGATGGTCACGCGCTCGGCGCTGCAGAACGCGGCCTCGATCGCGAAGAACATCCTCACCACGGAGGCGATCGTGGCGGAGATGCCCGAGAAGGACGGCGCCGGCGGCATGGGCGGCGGCGGCATGCCCGACATGGGCGGGATGATGTAGCCGGCGCTTCTGCGCTGAGTTTGGTGAGGGCCCGGCGGCGACGCCGGGCCCTCACTCGTTCTCAGGCCGCGCCCAGCACCGCCGACATCCGCAGCGGCACCACGCCGAGCGCCTCAGCGTCCGCGGTGCCGCGGGACGTGGTCATCGGGGTCTCCATCAGCTCGGCCTCGTCCCAGGTGGCCCAGGCGCTGTCGCCCGCCGCGCGCTCGAGGAGGTGCAGGCCGCGGCTGACCAGGGGCGTGGGCACGTGGAACAGCGGACGGCGGCGGCCGAACGAGCGCAGGGCAACGCGCACGATGCCGTCGTAGGAGATGGTCTCCGGGCCCGCGAGCTCGAAGCGGCGCGGAGTGCCATTGCCGGCACCCAGCTCGCCTGTACCCGCATGGGTGAGCGCGGCCATGACGCAGTCGGCCACGTCGTCGGCCCAGATCGGCTGGTACAGCGAACGCCCGGCGCCGGAAACCGGCATGGCCGGCAGGTAGGACATCCGCTCCAGCAGGGACAGCCAGGGGTCACCCGGCGTGTAGACGATCGAGGGGGCGAAAGTGGTCGTGCGCAGGGCGGACTCGGCCACCGCGCGCTCGGCAAGCGCCTTGGAACGGAAGAAACGCGAGCGTGAGTGCAGCGCGGCGTTCATCGCCGAGAAGAAGAAGAAGCGCTCGACACCGGCACGCTCGGCCGCACGGACGAGGCGCATGGTGGCCACGCCGTTGAGCTCCTCGATCGAGGCTCGCTCCTGGTCGCGGATGGCGGCCCCGAGGTGGACGACGGTCTTGACGCCGCGCATGGCGTTGCGGAACGAGCCGGGCTGGGAGAGGTCCCCGAGGGCGATCTGCACCCGCACGCGCTCCGGACCGAGCCGCTTGGGGTCGCGCACGAGGCAGCGCACCGGCACCGTTCCGGCGGCGATCAGCCGGCGCAGCAGCGCGCTGCCCACGACCCCGGTGGCGCCCGTCAGGAGGATCACGCGGGCAACGCTACCGGGCGAGGCGTGGGCCGATCGACGGTCGGGGTGCGGCAGTGGCCCTCAAGGACAGGGCCGCGCGGGCCGACGCAGCACTGAAGGACGTGACTCCCCGCTACCTCGCAGCTGGACTCGCCGTGGCAGCCGTCGCAGCCGCCGCAAACGCCGCCGCCGGCTCGCCGGAGGCAGATACAACCGTGCCCGATCCCAGAGCGCAGCCACCAGCCGCGCCGCAACATGCATCTCCCGTAAGTGCTCCCGCACGCAGCCGGGCCGCCAGGGACGAAGCTCGGGAGCGCAGGGCGCCGAGGAGTCGGGCGACGCAAAGCCGCGAGCGATCCCGGCCCAGACGCGCCAAGGCGCGTGCTCGTGCGGCCGCCAGGACGCCCCGCACCGTCCTCGGCTCGATCCGCCGCGCCCGCGAGCAGGGCCGCATCGGCGTCGGGGACGCCCGCGTGTACAGCTCCCGCTACGCGCGCGCCCGTGAGGCGCTGCGACGCCTGAGCGGTACCCGGGCCGCCGAGCTGCGCGCGGTGGTGGGCGGCGCGGAGAAGCTGGCCGCGGGCGGGCGGCTGTCCGCGGGGAGGATGCCGGCGGTCTTCCTCGAGCTGGTGCGCAACGAGCGCTTCTGGTCGCGGCGCGGCGCGCCCGATCCCGGCCGCCGGTTCAGCTTCGGGCGCGACCCCGTGATCCTCCAGTACTACCCGGGCCAGGGGCTGAGGATCCAGCCGCTCGCCAGCGCTGCGGAGGCCAACCGCCTCTACAACGCCTGCCGCGGCTACAAGACGCGCCCCGGCACGCCCTGCCGCAAGCGCACGCTGGGGAGGTTGCTCGACCGGCTGGTGGAGCTGGCCGCCCGGCGCGGCGACTTCAAGGCCTGGGAGTACTACTTCCCCTTCTCCGGCGGCTCGGCGCCGTGGGTGAGCGGGATGGCGCAGGGCACCGTCATCCAGGCACTCGCACGAGGCCATCGCCATCTCGGCGGCGACGACGGCTATCTCGACGCCGCCCGCGAGGGCCTCGGCGCGTTCGAGACCCCGGCGCCCGCCGGCGTCGCGGTGCCGGCGCCCGGCGGCACCCACTACGCGATGTACTCGCAGCGCCCCGGCCTGAAGGTCCTCAACGGCTTCCTGCAGGCGGTGGCCGGGCTGCAGACCTACGCACGGGTGTCGGGAGAGCGCCGCGCCTGGGCACTCTTCCGCGCCGGCGACGCGGCGGCGCAGCACGCCGTGCCGAGCTTCGACACCGGCGGCTGGTCGCTCTACTCCAAGCCCGGCGGGGAGTCCACCGTGGAGTACCACCGGCTGGTCCGTGACTTCCTGGGCAACCTCTGCCGCCGCGACGGCGGGAGGGTCTACTGTCGCACCGAACGCCGCTTCACCAGCTACGTCGACGAGCCGCCGCGCCTGCACGTGCGGCCGATCCGCGGGGCGCGCAGGGGCCGCCCGCTGCGCGTGCGCTTCCGGCTGTCTCGCAACGCGCTCGTCACCGTGTCGGCCCGCTCGGAGGGCGGCAAGACCGTCTTCGGCCGCTCACTGCGACTGCGGCGCGGATCGCACGAGGTGCGCTGGACGCCGCGGGGCTCGCAGCATTACCGGGTGAAGGTCAGCGCCCGCGACCGGCGCGGCAAGCGAGCGAGCAGCAGCCGGCTGGCGCGCGTCCGCTGAACCGCGGGGCTAGAACCAGTGGCGCTCTTCGCGCCACGGGTCCGCGTCGTTGTGGTAGCCGTTGAGCTCCCAGAAGCCCATGCGGTCCTCGCTCATCACCTCGAGCTTGCGCAGGAACTTGGCGGACTTCCAGAAGTAGCGCTTGGGCACCAGCAGCCGCAGCGGCGCGCCGTGGTCGGGCTCCAGCGGCTCGCCGTCGTAGGCGTGGGCGAGCAGGACGTCGTCGTCGCGCGCCACCTCCAGCGGCATGTTCGTGGTGTAGCCGCCGTCCGAGTAGGCCATCACGTGCGTGCCCGATGGCCTGACGCCGGCCATGCCGAGCACGTCGCGGACGAGCACTCCGCGCCACGGCGTGTCCAGCTTCGACCAGCGCGTGACGCAGTGGATGTCGGTCACCACGTCGCACTGGGGCAGGGCCAGCAGCTCCTCCCAGGTCAGCCGTAACTCCCGCTCCACCTCCCCGAACACGGTGAGGTCCCAGTCCGCCAGGTCGTACTCGGGGTTAGGTCCCACCGTGAGCACCGGGAAGCGCTCGGTGAGGTACTGGCCCGGAGGCACCCGGGCGGGGTCGATGCCCAGCTTCTGTGCCTGCTTGCGCCCGCGCGCGCCGAGCATCCTGGAGGTGATCGCCACGGGGCCGAGTGTAGAATCCGCCGCTCTTCAACGACTCCGATCCGAGGACCGCGTTACACAACCAATGGCCTACGTCATCGCAGAGCCGTGCATAGGCACCAAGGACAACTCCTGCGTCGAGGTCTGCCCGGTCGACTGCATCCACCCCACGCCGGACGAGCCCGACTACGACGCCGTCGAGATGCTCTACATCGACCCCGAGGAGTGCATCGACTGCGACGCGTGCGTCGAGGCCTGCCCGGTCGACGCCTGCTTCGCCGAGGACCAGCTCCCCGACGAGTGGTCGAAGTTCACCGAGCTCAACGCGAACTACTTCAAGTCGAACGCGTAGACCCAGCCCATATCGCCCGGCTCGCACGCGAGACAGGCGCCATCGCGGTCGACACGGAGTTCGTCTCCGAGCGCCGCTACCAGGCCCTGCTGTGCCTGGTGCAGACCGCGGTGGAGGGGCCCGACGGCGTCGAGATCGCGCTCTTCGACCCGCTCGACGCGGATCTCGACCCCGCTCCCCTCGCCGAGGTCCTGGCCGACCCCGAGGTGGAGGTGGTCATGCACGCCGGCCGCCAGGACGTGGCGTTGCTGCGGCGCGTCTGGGGCACCGCGGTGCGCGGCCTCTTCGACACCCAGGTGGCGGCCGGCTTCTCCGGCTACGGCAACCAGACCGGCTACGCCGACCTCGTTCACAGCCTGCTGAAGGTCCGCCCCAGGCGCTCGGAGGGCTTTACCCGCTGGGACGCCCGTCCGCTCGCCCCCGAGCAGCTCGAGTACGCGCGCGCCGACGTCGAGCACCTGCAGGCGGCGGCGGACACGCTGAAGGAGCGCCTGGAGGCGTCCGGACGGCTCGACTGGGCACGGGAGGAGTGCCGCCCGCTGGAGTCCGCGAGCGACGAGCGCAACCCGGACCTGGCCTACGCGTCGCTGCCCAAGCTCGGGCGCCTGAACGGCCAGCAGCGTGCCGTGGCATACGAGCTGGCGGGCTGGCGCGACGAGGCCGCCCGCCGGGCCGACCGCCCGCCGTCGACCTTCATGCCCGACCACGTGCTGGCGGAAACGGCGCGGAAGATGCCCGAGGATCGCGAGGCCCTCAAGAAGATCCGCGGCATGCCCGAGCGAACGGTGGGACGCAACCACCGCGACGTGGTGGCCGCTGTGGAGCGCGGCCGCCACGCCGAGCCGCTGCCCTTCGAGGAGCGTCGCGTGGACACGGAGAAGGCTGACGCCCCGCTCGTCTCCCTGGCGCAGGCGCTGGTGCGCCAGCGCTCGATGGAGGCGGAGATCGCGGTGGAGCTGATCGCGACCCAGTCGGACCTCACGCGCATCGTCGCGTCCGTCCGCAGCGGCGCGGAGCTGGACGGCGGGCGGGCGCTCGAGGGCTGGCGCCGCGAGCTCGTGGGTGCCGAGCTGCTGGAGCTGCTGAGCGGGCGCCTCAGCGCCCGCGTGGAGCGCGGCAGGCTGCGCGTGGAGCCGACGGGAAGCTAGGGCAGCTCGAACCCTTCCGCTCTCGCCGCCTGGGCGCGGTCGAGGTAGAAGGCGGCCTCCGCGACGCGCCCCTCCCGCAAGGTGAAGACCGCCGCCGAGGGCGAGCTGGGCACGTCCACCCCGCCGTG of the Thermoleophilaceae bacterium genome contains:
- a CDS encoding NAD(P)H-binding protein; amino-acid sequence: MILLTGATGVVGSALLRRLIAAGTVPVRCLVRDPKRLGPERVRVQIALGDLSQPGSFRNAMRGVKTVVHLGAAIRDQERASIEELNGVATMRLVRAAERAGVERFFFFSAMNAALHSRSRFFRSKALAERAVAESALRTTTFAPSIVYTPGDPWLSLLERMSYLPAMPVSGAGRSLYQPIWADDVADCVMAALTHAGTGELGAGNGTPRRFELAGPETISYDGIVRVALRSFGRRRPLFHVPTPLVSRGLHLLERAAGDSAWATWDEAELMETPMTTSRGTADAEALGVVPLRMSAVLGAA
- a CDS encoding ASCH domain-containing protein; translation: MFVLNFYSPVFIDQLRRGRKTATIRLGDKSRKYRKGEVVYVTVGFQHSPREKIFEAVIDSVEVKRVSELSPRDIEHDNPEFRRRDETVHFLEQIYGRPVGEEDIVTVVRFSAISQRSSEMSERLRPGSAPQN
- a CDS encoding D-glucuronyl C5-epimerase family protein, which produces MYSSRYARAREALRRLSGTRAAELRAVVGGAEKLAAGGRLSAGRMPAVFLELVRNERFWSRRGAPDPGRRFSFGRDPVILQYYPGQGLRIQPLASAAEANRLYNACRGYKTRPGTPCRKRTLGRLLDRLVELAARRGDFKAWEYYFPFSGGSAPWVSGMAQGTVIQALARGHRHLGGDDGYLDAAREGLGAFETPAPAGVAVPAPGGTHYAMYSQRPGLKVLNGFLQAVAGLQTYARVSGERRAWALFRAGDAAAQHAVPSFDTGGWSLYSKPGGESTVEYHRLVRDFLGNLCRRDGGRVYCRTERRFTSYVDEPPRLHVRPIRGARRGRPLRVRFRLSRNALVTVSARSEGGKTVFGRSLRLRRGSHEVRWTPRGSQHYRVKVSARDRRGKRASSSRLARVR
- a CDS encoding Crp/Fnr family transcriptional regulator, producing MRTMAADAVTGGPPSGAETAELLGRVELFSDLSPQELERLAEVAVPRSYQGGEIVFRSGDTGDTCYVVRTGSVKVTRRHSDGRAITLAELRPGQIFGELAMFSGETRSATVEALEDSTAVALLAGDVRRTLADHPEIAVKMLAGLADRLRDANERIARQSFQTVAGRVAQVLMAQVAARQSEGAAESDVLIRATQADIAQLAGSSRESASRFLATLERAGVVTSGRGKLVVHDPSALRNYVY
- a CDS encoding NUDIX hydrolase, coding for MIREFSAGGVVVRRFRGRPYLAAVRLKGGTVLALPKGHIDKEESSEQAARREVREEAGVDSELLEKLGPVRYWYVRDGERVLKVVTFFLFRYRSGSVADHDDEVEGAEWIPLDEAPARLSYRGEREIAAAALSVLTDSR
- a CDS encoding sulfite oxidase-like oxidoreductase, producing the protein MAITSRMLGARGRKQAQKLGIDPARVPPGQYLTERFPVLTVGPNPEYDLADWDLTVFGEVERELRLTWEELLALPQCDVVTDIHCVTRWSKLDTPWRGVLVRDVLGMAGVRPSGTHVMAYSDGGYTTNMPLEVARDDDVLLAHAYDGEPLEPDHGAPLRLLVPKRYFWKSAKFLRKLEVMSEDRMGFWELNGYHNDADPWREERHWF
- the groES gene encoding co-chaperone GroES: MKLTPLEDRLIVQAIEEEETTASGIVLPETAKEKPQRGKVLAVGEGKFGDDNERIPLDLAEGDEVLYSKYGGTEIKVDGEDLLVLRQSDVLAKVTG
- a CDS encoding protein-L-isoaspartate(D-aspartate) O-methyltransferase, which produces MTPRRSGTTSTDDEDHARRRRRMVERQLRARGIEDERVLAAMGEVPRERFVPPEVQRRAYRDGALQIAEGQTISQPWIVAFMTAVLELDGPERVLEVGTGSGYGAAVISRCCREVVTIERHRALADAARALIGELGYDNVEVRHGDGAEGAPDHAPFDGIAVTAASTGEPPPALMRQLAPEGLLVCPVQRGGRELLSRFRKDGDAEALVPVRFVPLVSGDA
- the groL gene encoding chaperonin GroEL (60 kDa chaperone family; promotes refolding of misfolded polypeptides especially under stressful conditions; forms two stacked rings of heptamers to form a barrel-shaped 14mer; ends can be capped by GroES; misfolded proteins enter the barrel where they are refolded when GroES binds), which codes for MAHKELKYDQAARQALEAGVDAVANAVKVTLGPKGRYVVLDKKFGAPTITNDGVTIAREIDVEDVFENQGAQLVREVATATNDVAGDGTTTATLLAQIIVRQGLKNVTAGANPLALRRGIEKAVDQVVESIQKQSKEVSGKEQIARVAAISAADDEIGDVIADAIDRVGKDGVVNVEEGQTFGMDLEFTEGMQFDKGYISPYMVTDQDRMEAVLEDPHVLIANQKIGSVRDVLPVLEQVIQAGKPILIIAEDVEGESLATLVVNKLRGTFTGVAVKAPGFGDRRKRMLEDIAILTGGEVITEEMGLKLENTQLSQLGRARRVVVAKDTTTIIDGAGDSAAIKGRINQIKTEVENTDSDFDREKLQERLAKLAGGVAVVKVGAATETEMKERKHRVEDALQATRAALEEGIVPGGGVALLQAEDSVKVDALDGDEQTGAKIILRALEEPVRQLADNAGLEGSVVVNDVRKAKKGHGLDAESGEIVDLVASGIIDPAMVTRSALQNAASIAKNILTTEAIVAEMPEKDGAGGMGGGGMPDMGGMM
- a CDS encoding ferredoxin family protein; this encodes MAYVIAEPCIGTKDNSCVEVCPVDCIHPTPDEPDYDAVEMLYIDPEECIDCDACVEACPVDACFAEDQLPDEWSKFTELNANYFKSNA
- a CDS encoding ribonuclease D; this translates as MVEVHRAQRELLQVERVDPAHIARLARETGAIAVDTEFVSERRYQALLCLVQTAVEGPDGVEIALFDPLDADLDPAPLAEVLADPEVEVVMHAGRQDVALLRRVWGTAVRGLFDTQVAAGFSGYGNQTGYADLVHSLLKVRPRRSEGFTRWDARPLAPEQLEYARADVEHLQAAADTLKERLEASGRLDWAREECRPLESASDERNPDLAYASLPKLGRLNGQQRAVAYELAGWRDEAARRADRPPSTFMPDHVLAETARKMPEDREALKKIRGMPERTVGRNHRDVVAAVERGRHAEPLPFEERRVDTEKADAPLVSLAQALVRQRSMEAEIAVELIATQSDLTRIVASVRSGAELDGGRALEGWRRELVGAELLELLSGRLSARVERGRLRVEPTGS